The Rosa chinensis cultivar Old Blush chromosome 7, RchiOBHm-V2, whole genome shotgun sequence DNA segment ACAGCATTATGTTACCGTGAATTTCTGCAAACATAGCTGCCTAGATGTTTATCCTTTACTTTTCCTCCTGCAAATTTCAGGCTGAGCGTGATGGTTCAAATGAATATGCTGATTATCAGCCCGGCTCACTCAACACCACAGATCAGCTAATCAAGGACTTGGACAACATTGACATAGTTTTTCACATAGGAGATATGGCTTATGCCAATGGATACATCTCACAGTGGGATCAGTTCACATCACAGGTGGAGCCGATTTCATCAGTTGTACCATATATGATTGCGAGGTTTGTAATCTTGCTACTTTGATCCTAATTACTGCCGACTGTGGGCACATGTACTACTGTTTATTGTATAGGTACACATGTCCTCTGAAACTTACATCAAGTTTTTTTACGACAGTGGCAACCATGAACGAGATACAACAGGGACCGGATCCTTCTACAACACTAATGATGCAGGTGGCGAATGTGGTGTGCCAGCTGAGACCATGTATTATGTTCCTGCTGAGAACAGAGCTAAATTCTGGTAATAACAACAATACTTTTATATTACGCTTATAGTGACTGGTTGAGAAGACAGATCTCGATCTTAGAGCAGTACAGATGCTGTTATGATCTTATATACACATTTATGTCTAGTCAAACTTTTATGAGTATATAATCTCGTTTTTGGTTAGTTTGGCATGATGTTTTAATCCTGTAATTTCTGTTTACAGGTATGCAACAGATTATGGCATGTTCCACTTCTGTATAGCTGACACTGAGCATGACTGGAGAGAAGGTTCTGAGCAGTATAAATTTATTGAGAAATGCCTTGCATCTGCCAACAGGCACAAGCAGCCTTGGCTGATATTCGCTGCTCATCGTGTTCTCGGTTATTCCTCTAACTCTTGGTATGGACAAGAGGGTTCATTTGATGAGCCCATGGGAAGGGATGACATGCAAAAGCTTTGGCAAAGATACAAGGTGGACATTGCATTTTACGGCCATGTCCATAACTACGAAAGAATATGCCCCATCTATCAGAACCAGTGTGTAACTGCGGAAATCTCTAACTATTCCGGAACTGTCAACGGAACAATCCATGTTGTTGTTGGTGGAGGAGGCAGCCACTTATCAGATTTTAGTTCGCTGCACACAGTTTGGAGCATTTACCAAGATCGAGATTATGGTTATACGAAACTCACAGCATATAACCACTCATCGCTTCTCTTGGAGTACATGAAGAGCAGCGATGGAAAGGTCTATGATTCATTCACCATCTCAAGGGACTACAGGGATGTCTTGGCCTGTGTTCATGATGGTTGTGAACCAACCACCTTAGCTACATGATTTATTGAACATTGTATGTGTTCTAGTGAATAAATTGGCGATTATTTATTGAAGCAACTAGGTTGTAGACAGTAGATTTACGACAATGGGAGATGTGCTTTATGACTGCCACGCAAGTAAACTATTCTatgttctttatttttctttgcttttcagaccagaaaaacaagaagaaaagaatatttTTTTGCGCTCGTCTTAATTTGTACACAAACTTAGGCAGGTTATTCGGATTTATGATGAAGAATCAGAAAAATCTAGGCCCCGACCACGTTTTTCAGACCAAAGTTAGAGTAGTCCTTTTGGGGATGGTAAGTGAAACACATTATCACCATGGTGAACTATGTCTTACACTTTCCACATCCTCTGGGTAAGTGAAGCACATAATTATCATGATGACTGACTTTCTTGAAAATAACACACAAAtccttttcatttttaattataACAAGTGGCACTTTTATAACAAAAACCTTACAAAGTATTAAAATATCATTAAGAAATGCCATTTTTGCCAGTTTAAAAAGAAAGGGCAAAGACTAAAAATGGAATCATTTGGATGTCTTTTAGGGctactttcttcttttcttatctCACAATACAACTTCTATAAAAGCATCTTTAATACTTCCAACTGAAGAATACACTCAACACAGGTGTAAAATAAAAGCTGCAAAAGCAGAGAGATACTTGGTTGTCTGCTATACATCTTGCGGAGACATCAAAGCTGGTCGTCATATGTTTAAGCATTTGGACACTATGGGCCTCTTCAGCTTCTTATCCCAGAAAAGTGCTTTGATGATAGTGGTTTTGTTGGTGCATTTTACACTAGATCATAGTCATGGACACAAAAATAAGCATGGAgatgatgctgcagctggtgatGGTGTACAGCCACTGTCGAAGATTCAAATCCTCAAAGCTGTTTCTCAGCTTCACGAAAATGCTTCCGTCTCTGCGTACCCTGTCCTTCTTGGCACAAAAGTACGTAGATAGTTCGTTCAACTAGATTTTAGTTTGGGAGTATCTATTTTTTGCAATTTTTGAATAATATATGTGTGGCGACTGGCGACTTTATTTGAAAAGACTAAGTCGGAAATTTACATGTTGGGTTGGTTTAATCAAGAAAGACACGAGAGTTTTGGGCATTTTTTTAGTCGACTCTAAAGTGAAGAATCGGGCTAGTGCCTAAACAAAACTGCTAAACTCACAGAATTTGTTTTTGTACCAAATAATGTGGCGGCCTCATTTACTAAcatctgtttttattttatgtgcAGGGGGAAGATTTTGGGTGGGTAACTGTGACAGTTTCTAGTCCTAGTCCTGCACAAGATGATTGGCtggtgttgaaggaaaatcaagtttagtgtgccttatcaaactaggaataggaataggagagaagattctagatttcccaatcctacacggattggtattccttgtaacattagaactagcactttgtaatccctatatatagggctcctattctcaataataaatatacatctctctcatcaatctctctcaaatacattatacttaaacacgttatcagcacgactctaaccacaaaacagaaaaccaaaactcattcacaaagcagcccctagcccgagctagccgagccttcgctgcagcccgagcgcccgtgtgtttgcaaccttgcacagcagcccctgctgcccccttcctgcagccctgcgttccaccctgctgccaccgaagcatccctgctgcgcaaacaagccaacgcacacccactgcatctttttcccgttcctgtgcacatccgtcttcttgcaagcctcgaaacgtctagttcggaagctcagatcgaaaaactttcttcatcaaagttgttcgtctctgtctcttccatctaacctccaaatttcagccttatcggagtcatattgagatctgtacaccaatcgaggtacaagctgttcagaacagaatctgctccgaattttcaccaagtaagtattcaaaagagtaagttttgaagttcctataaattcagaatttatatttcttcttcttttctcggggacttgaaaacctcccttcttctacatcccacctttctgataacgtgggttcgatcttgaaaagcggaatcgtggggattcacgcaattaacggactaagagcgttcgtaagacttcggactaagagcgtccgtaagcatcgatttaacgaactaagagcgttcgtatgctacggactaagagcgttcgtgagcatctattttgaccatacaaacatcattgtttcggtctaatccaaatttcttggaaatcgatttcttggtagcattactgctcagaaatctcttattagttttcgtggaagcattgactccgaaactaatacgttcttgctttcctttttaggatgtaagacttgaacgagctcgattttaccCCATTGGATTCTACGGGCACGGAATTTTCATGTGGACTCAAAATGTTGAGCTTCACCTAATTGCCcttgatttattgcctacaatccaggAGTCTTGTTCTAAAAGAACCACTCAAGgccctcaaactgagatagataattccagggcatttaccctgatgaagcgccacatgaagatggccctccagtttgagtacatgaatgaggataacaCTAACAATCTTTGGGTTGCGCCTCGTGAACGttttagtaacattcacaattttccgGACTTAGAAGCATAATGGAATAATATCCgcttctctaaactttgaaagagttatgaaatattgttcggaggctctctacatcatattattgatgcatgattgtgaaaaacacaaaagaacaaattgattgagaagacccTAACGTGACCataggagtcatgacgttgagggtatagggttggacaccatagcgccacttttggccatggttgCACTATTCCAACACcattggtcctagggaccatatgtattgtgtcaatacatctcaatcaagagagcatcctcttcatggtattttaTGGAGTACCTGATCAATGGTAATCAAGATATCGAGCTATAAAAGACTTTCAATCTGGCGATGAAAAtagaatgccgcagatttttatttagaatagtcttttaatttccaagaattatgtaatggcaattatgccttaatcaataaaatgacttattggattatctcttttcctctaggcgtactcaattaagtatgatgtctaggaaagtaattgagattagtggtacttaagagagcttcgctccaccgacatctctctctacttccctggtcatatttaattggaattaccgaacgaattgagtgactacaatttgtctaatgtttgattttactttggattagattatgatcacgaaactttgatgtaatcattggctattattaataaagtatcgattactTAAAAGATacaagagccaatggttttcatgcggaaacgcattgtgagaatggacatgagttcctttgcatcacctctaatgactacggaaataaaagagtcttagagaaacttatgtgtcgatctagtgggttgtatgcaaccactatacgcataattgaatccaatcatgttatgagagatgatttatgggattctgacacatataggctttggcacgaccgtttgggacatccaggtcgtgatatgatgatccgtatattaaagacttcacacggacatccatttttttagaacgaaaagaagtgaaattcgaaatttggatcaaggaggagcacctgcgtcTCACGGTGCCTTTCCCTTTCAAGTTCGGCCATCACAAGCCgacgccgccatccccctgcggcccaagggtggctttgacgccacctctgCTCCCCTGAATCCAatttctacttctcaagtccattgtgacttcgtggctcaaccaaaatcctcaatggttgtttctaaagcccattattcgttctgcaaagcctgctctttagcaaaattaggatagagaccatcctatgcaaaggacactaaagaaaatataccattcttgcaaagaatacaaggtgatatttgtggacctattcaaccaccatgcggaccatttagatattttatggtgttggttgatgcatcgacacgctggtcacatgtcatgctattgtccactaggaacgctgcatttgctaaactcctagcacagattattaagttgagggctcaccaccctgatcatcctattaagtctataagattagacaatgctggagagtttacatcaaaaacttttgatgattattgcatgtccattgggattgaggttgaacatccagttcctcatgttcacacccaaaatggtctcacagaagccgccattaaacgactacaaatggtcgctagggcattggtaatgcgcaccaatctccctatttctgcttggggctatgcaattttgcatgcagctgtgcttattcgtctgaggcccactgccactcaacccttttctgcgtcccagatggtgactggatatgagcccaatgtctcacacttacgcatatttgggtgtgcaatatatgtgcctattgcgccgccacagcgcaccaaaatgggtcctca contains these protein-coding regions:
- the LOC112179552 gene encoding nucleotide pyrophosphatase/phosphodiesterase; the encoded protein is MAFFFLLKVAVLLVFLDQFTVAHNIKPKLYADAGDGVQPLSKIQILRAVSQLHENASVSAYPVLLGTKGEDLGWVTVTISSPTPAPDDWVAVFSPAVFNASTCPYNEDYYEPYICTSPIKYKFANYSSADYAATGNSTLKFQLINQRADFSFALFSGGLSNPKLVAVSNNVTFAYPKAPLYPRLALGKLWDEMTVTWTSGYNIDEAVPLVEWGLEGEPQTRSPAGTLTFSRRDMCAAPARTVGWRDPGFIHTSFLKDLWPNSVYSYKLGHRLSNGSYIWSKAYSFKSSPYPGQESLQRVIIFGDMGKAERDGSNEYADYQPGSLNTTDQLIKDLDNIDIVFHIGDMAYANGYISQWDQFTSQVEPISSVVPYMIASGNHERDTTGTGSFYNTNDAGGECGVPAETMYYVPAENRAKFWYATDYGMFHFCIADTEHDWREGSEQYKFIEKCLASANRHKQPWLIFAAHRVLGYSSNSWYGQEGSFDEPMGRDDMQKLWQRYKVDIAFYGHVHNYERICPIYQNQCVTAEISNYSGTVNGTIHVVVGGGGSHLSDFSSLHTVWSIYQDRDYGYTKLTAYNHSSLLLEYMKSSDGKVYDSFTISRDYRDVLACVHDGCEPTTLAT
- the LOC112179553 gene encoding probable inactive purple acid phosphatase 27; this translates as MFKHLDTMGLFSFLSQKSALMIVVLLVHFTLDHSHGHKNKHGDDAAAGDGVQPLSKIQILKAVSQLHENASVSAYPVLLGTKGEDFGWVTVTVSSPSPAQDDWLVLKENQV